A window of Synechococcales cyanobacterium T60_A2020_003 genomic DNA:
TACTGGTCGTCCAAACGGATCATGAAACCGCTGGAAAAACTGGAAGACGTCACCCAACGGTTTGCGGCTGGCGAGATGGATGCGCGGGTTCCGCCGAGCGAAATTTGGGAACTGGATCGGCTGGCCTCCAGCTTTAACCGGATGGCGCGTGAACTGGAAAACGTAGAGCAGCGGCGGCGAGACCTAGTCAGTGACCTCACCCACGAACTCCGCACCCCCTTGACAGTGGTCGAAGGTTACTTGGAAGGACTGGCCGACGGTACGATTGACGCGAACGGTGAAGTTTATGGACGATTAGTGCGGGAAACCAACCGCATGCGGCGTTTAGTCGATGACCTGCAAGAACTCTCAAAGCTGGAAGCCGGGTATTTACCGATTGAGGCGCGATCGCTCGACCTCTACCCCTTGCTGTCCAATATCGTGAAGCGCTTTTCCGATCAGCTCATTGCCGAAAATAGTCCGGTTTTGACCCTAGACTATCCACCCACCACGCCAAAGGTGTTTGCCGATCCAGAGCGGGTTGAGCAAATTATGGTGAACTTGGTAGGAAACGCATTGCGCTACACGCCTGCAGGTTCGATTACGGTTCGAGTTATGTCTACCCCCAGCGAAGTCTGGATTGCGGTCATTGATACGGGACAGGGGATTGCACCAGAGGATTTGCCCCATGTGTTTGAGCGCTTTTGGCGAGCAGATCGATCGCGCGATCGCGC
This region includes:
- a CDS encoding HAMP domain-containing histidine kinase; its protein translation is MANHWDEPVAKVGLQSRLFISHIAVMVVGLITLIVIGKISSPRFFVLYLQRIEHQAVGGYTIRQVRGELVQSFEYAWVRGALWSVVLGASGAAAMSYWSSKRIMKPLEKLEDVTQRFAAGEMDARVPPSEIWELDRLASSFNRMARELENVEQRRRDLVSDLTHELRTPLTVVEGYLEGLADGTIDANGEVYGRLVRETNRMRRLVDDLQELSKLEAGYLPIEARSLDLYPLLSNIVKRFSDQLIAENSPVLTLDYPPTTPKVFADPERVEQIMVNLVGNALRYTPAGSITVRVMSTPSEVWIAVIDTGQGIAPEDLPHVFERFWRADRSRDRASGGTGIGLAISQRLVELQRGTIEVASEVGCGTTFRFSLPVA